A genomic stretch from Apis cerana isolate GH-2021 linkage group LG9, AcerK_1.0, whole genome shotgun sequence includes:
- the LOC108003844 gene encoding uncharacterized protein LOC108003844 isoform X2, producing MEQVFSVADKLSKVIRNMQKCLQCTICLQTISDPVKTHCGHRFCRICIQTVIQNKNALCPLCNCTIQRRNISKDENTAIYIKQLQNIIEAIQLDSGIDMTHLSVLNMCETSSNNTEDLIKPSCSYANDTRQKAQPTGNNNVKGKRKKGGRKFTQKKKIVAKESNSMTRYLSRCGLSGIEPLEASNDCSGEKSLEDKVYSWLDTLPENENFDPDVVVKVEHVDSDLDDTLTMSVSENDAPSKRITDTNVDPDLEPSTACDKSDGDRSTGKEIPEGCSRDDENDKKSGINVGNCSSRVDTKPDTKSKTVKSSDDGKGKSEEKFIEVQRTSPCDMLSAMQRNWSSVAKFGKEMRAKRKRLKCLDVSIEKRRSMGEVDREEEVGSSSDRRGGSKCEKSNVDEELLECENSLGATRYDGVEGEDRERSIVQPSDESSFVTLEGDGKIRIRNLNTCQMNAIIGVSDENGRIEGVEGEEEEEETERQMEVFNTPVHDRSKIFSQMIPEESHDDQDRANLVDESVKRSLPISTNERADEAGRSTPSRKRLSLKRQSEDSKSNNTSNSDVGSRLNAVRRDLNRQIDKEDVDVGNVDGITGRGKRKSTGEERERNLASNDYAGRRMGDKKRNKSLVTFKKLGKFYKRGNERRIKKRVPFFYLGATEKETSYYSGLHAHKSRDLVAMCCNARLEQEIKSGTSTGSITSSSGNVKNVAKERMKSKVKVDDRTVSENQVEDVAGGRICEEIIPRPIGNANKSYDVDVLLVSSDDEPSKSSISKTDSSCKDTVRMPSPSKDCPPARLLSSSPPIDTLQTQKLNEAEPEPARRKRKGDKSSFACISPQCNSGCASIEKRKCSIGNQRTFFHEKGAKESLEREDDDSTHSLSSQATCIRTTTPEMKNLSRKSKEKRSPNPSSRDTELIRTGENSDRDTVKTYEKKVREKVYNRIVLLDSSESESTDFAFLDGNGNDGSDASPKTEKRKRTASFDSADETDLNAIVSNWCNDGKLDERCKKKGKLERARDALDSSASNFSTKSLDLVVEKFGKEKSNSNWTKNLEDRMALAVDEDSPDFCAVIDKVQNVRNGTMVFKEKQRQENAKTADSLMHDNFDEIIANVNTADLIADSDDGKGDKSRREEYMEGKNDCERKSKQCSEKIRSWNNEIPHNGSDKENRNKMDVSGSDNGNDEDPVCVNVSNKSWRKDRFQEKMRVESCSKESTRTLIENPMTSSDKRFQINNSANSSMVKDMYEYDSLMAVTQDDLMIKQFEEDLFGKPSKHSNDTLNKEQRTPKSLKKNKECSRENEKNIQDVEHSGEEDDIVENTPKAKRKKLEAINSPRESLPSISKTIEKSAYVRTPSSIMTTGSNLASTPGSMTNIQPLHQSTPKVQQFKNITGIAKRISVMNEQSNSKQTKNIVQRIGSQKSASQRSNVQNITRTSIEQRINIQRSDLQNAMQRSDQRNSDQESNVQITSQRNNDQRSIVQHEIVERNDISSQRNTQKLCFVCSGLVLSEIEQVKTLAQKVNVKYRQQFDQEVTHVIVKADKDNSANKTLKYLQGVAHKKWIVGFDWVINSLKENRLVNEEPYEVVDSRTLEAGPRRSRLREKDLFTGFVFFCNGPYDNVSVQQYQDMLRATGAIVVQSLSALAAEKSRLRIIMIQADMYEYEIIKWYRMVHAISIVHEWVVECISQYKLISFYPYLQELSRQDVLALGYPEYLLEEEVDEDSDNSCDVSM from the exons ATGGAGCAAGTGTTTTCTGTTGCTGACAAACTGTCAAAAGTAATcagaaatatgcaaaaatgttTACAATGTACAATTTg tTTACAAACAATATCAGATCCGGTAAAAACACATTGCGGACATCGATTCTGTCGTATATGTATTCAAACAgtgatacaaaataaaaatgcgcTCTGTCCATTGTGTAATTGTACCATACAACGtcgcaatatttcaaaagatgaGAACACGGCGATATATATCAAAcaattacagaatataattgaagcaATTCAGTTAGATTCAGGCATCGATA TGACTCATTTATCAGTATTAAACATGTGCGAGACCTCGTCGAACAACACCGAGGATCTGATAAAACCAAGCTGCTCTTACGCGAACGACACCCGTCAAAAGGCACAACCGACCggcaataataatgtaaaaggcaaaaggaaaaaggggggGAGAAAGTTCAcgcagaagaagaaaatcgtgGCTAAGGAAAGCAACAGCATGACGAGATACCTGTCGAGATGCGGCCTCTCCGGCATAGAGCCGTTGGAGGCGTCGAACGATTGCTCTGGCGAGAAATCGTTAGAGGACAAAGTGTACAGCTGGCTGGACACTTTGCCGGAGAACGAGAATTTCGATCCTGACGTAGTCGTAAAGGTGGAGCACGTGGATTCCGACCTGGACGATACACTGACCATGTCCGTCTCCGAGAACGATGCCCCTAGCAAGAGGATAACAGACACGAACGTGGATCCGGACCTCGAACCATCAACGGCGTGCGATAAAAGTGATGGGGATCGATCGACGGGCAAAGAGATTCCGGAGGGTTGTTCGAGGGACGACGAGAACGATAAAAAGTCCGGAATAAACGTGGGAAATTGCTCGTCGAGAGTGGACACGAAGCCAGATACCAAGTCTAAAACTGTTAAGTCGAGCGACGATGGGAAGGGGAAGAGCGAGGAGAAGTTCATCGAGGTCCAGAGAACGTCTCCTTGCGACATGTTGTCCGCTATGCAGAGGAACTGGTCCTCGGTTGCCAAGTTCGGCAAGGAGATGCGCGCAAAGAGGAAGAGATTAAAGTGTTTGGACGTGAGTATCGAGAAACGTCGATCGATGGGCGAGGTGGACAGAGAGGAGGAGGTCGGATCGTCGAGCGATAGGCGAGGGGGGAGTAAGTGCGAAAAATCGAACGTGGACGAAGAATTGCTCGAATGCGAGAACAGCTTGGGGGCGACTCGTTACGACGGCGTTGAGGGAGAGGATAGAGAGAGATCGATAGTCCAGCCGTCTGACGAGTCGTCCTTCGTCACGTTGGAGGGGGATGGCAAGATACGCATCCGGAATTTGAACACCTGTCAGATGAACGCGATCATCGGTGTCTCGGATGAGAATGGTCGAATTGAAGGCgtcgagggagaggaggaggaagaggaaacggAGAGACAGATGGAGGTGTTCAACACGCCTGTTCACGATCGTTCCAAGATATTTTCCCAAATGATACCGGAAGAATCACACGATGACCAAGATCGAGCGAATCTGGTTGACGAATCGGTTAAGCGAAGCTTGCCAATCTCGACAAATGAGCGAGCGGACGAGGCAGGTCGTTCTACGCCTAGTCGTAAGAGGTTGTCGTTGAAAAGGCAGAGCGAGGATTCGAAATCGAATAACACCTCCAACTCGGACGTTGGCTCGCGATTGAACGCCGTCAGGCGAGACTTGAATCGTCAGATTGACAAGGAAGACGTTGACGTAGGGAACGTGGACGGAATAACCGGAAGAGGGAAGCGAAAAAGCACGGGTgaggaacgagagagaaatttaGCGTCGAACGATTACGCGGGCAGAAGAATGGGGGACAAGAAGCGTAATAAGTCCCTGGTCACGTTTAAGAAGCTGGGGAAATTTTACAAGCGAGGCAACGAGAGGAGGATAAAGAAGCGCGTCCCGTTCTTTTATTTGGGCGCAACCGAGAAGGAGACGAGTTATTATTCCGGTTTGCACGCGCATAAATCGCGCGATCTCGTCGCCATGTGTTGCAACGCGAGGCTTGAACAAGAGATCAAGAGTGGAACGAGTACAGGATCGATAACAAGTAGCAGCGGGAACGTTAAAAATGTCGCGAAGGAACGGATGAAATCGAAGGTGAAAGTCGACGATCGAACTGTATCTGAGAATCAGGTGGAGGATGTGGCTGGCGGGCGAATTTGCGAGGAAATTATCCCTCGTCCGATCGGCAACGCGAATAAATCCTACGACGTGGACGTGCTCTTGGTATCCTCGGACGATGAGCCATCGAAATCTTCGATTTCTAAAACCGATTCGTCGTGCAAGGACACAGTGAGAATGCCATCGCCATCGAAAGATTGTCCCCCGGCACGACTCCTCTCTTCCTCGCCTCCGATAGACACTCTTCAAACCCAAAAACTGAACGAGGCCGAGCCCGAGCCAgcgagaaggaaaaggaaaggagacaAATCGTCTTTCGCGTGTATTTCGCCGCAATGCAATTCCGGTTGCGCGTCGATCGAAAAGAGGAAATGCTCGATCGGGAATCAGAGGACATTTTTTCACGAGAAGGGGGCGAAGGAGAGTTTGGAGAGAGAGGATGATGATTCGACCCACAGTCTGTCGTCGCAGGCCACGTGTATCAGAACTACGACGCccgagatgaaaaatttatcgaggaaAAGTAAGGAGAAACGATCGCCGAACCCGAGCAGCAGGGATACCGAGCTTATCCGAACAGGCGAGAATTCGGATCGGGACACGGTGAAAACTTACGAGAAGAAGGTACGAGAAAAGGTGTACAACAGGATCGTGTTGCTGGACAGTTCGGAATCTGAATCTACGGACTTTGCTTTCTTGGACGGCAACGGTAACGATGGTTCTGACGCCTCTCCGAAAACCGAAAAGAGAAAACGTACCGCCTCCTTCGATTCCGCCGACGAAACAGACTTGAACGCGATTGTGAGCAATTGGTGCAACGATGGAAAACTCGACGAGAGGTGTAAGAAGAAAGGGAAACTGGAGCGAGCTCGAGATGCTCTCGATTCGAGCGCGTCTAATTTTTCGACCAAATCTTTGG ACCTGGTGGTTGAGAAATTTGGAAAGGAGAAATCGAATTCCAATTGGACGAAGAACTTGGAGGACAGGATGGCGCTAGCTGTCGACGAGGACTCCCCTGATTTTTGCGCGGTAATAGACAAAGTGCAGAATGTACGGAACGGAACGATGGTATTTAAGGAGAAACAACGACAAGAGAACGCGAAGACGGCGGACAGTCTGATGCATGACAACTTCGACGAAATCATTGCGAATGTGAATACGGCAGATCTGATTGCCGATTCTGATGATGGAAAGGGGGACAAATCTAGAAGGGAAGAATATATGGAGGGGAAGAACGATTGCGAGAGAAAATCTAAACAGTGCAgcgaaaaaattcgatcgtggAATAACGAGATTCCTCATAACGGTTCTGATAAAGAAAACAGGAACAAAATGGACGTGTCCGGTAGTGACAATGGCAACGATGAAGATCCAGTATGTGTAAATGTGAGTAATAAGAGTTGGAGGAAGGATAGGTTTCAGGAAAAAATGAGAGTCGAATCGTGTAGTAAAGAATCGACGAGGACATTGATAGAGAATCCAATGACTTCGTCTGATAAGAGGTTCCAAATAAATAACAGTGCGAATAGTTCGATGGTTAAAGATATGTACGAGTATGATTCTTTGATGGCCGTCACGCAAGATGATTTGATGATTAAACAATTCGAAGAAGATCTGTTTGGTAAACCTTCCAAACATTCTAATGATACTTTAAATAAGGAACAGAGGACCCCAAAAAGcttaaagaagaataaagaatgTTCAAGAGAGAATGAAAAG AATATCCAGGACGTTGAACACTCGGGTGAAGAAGACGACATTGTTGAGAACACTCCTAAAGCAAAGAGGAAAAA ATTAGAAGCAATCAATTCGCCGAGAGAGAGTTTGCCATCGATTTCGAAGACCATCGAAAAGTCAGCCTACGTCAGAACACCATCATCGATCATGACCACCGGAAGCAACCTGGCTAGCACTCCAGGCTCGATGACCAATATCCAACCACTCCATCAAAGCACCCCTAAAGTACAGCAATTCAAAAACATAACCGGCATCGCAAAGCGAATTTCTGTCATGAACGAACAGTCCAACAGCAAACAAACGAAGAACATTGTTCAGAGAATCGGTAGTCAGAAAAGTGCTTCTCAGAGAAGCAATGTTCAGAATATCACTCGAACAAGTATCGAGCAGAGGATCAATATCCAGAGAAGCGATCTTCAAAACGCTATGCAAAGAAGCGATCAGAGGAACAGTGACCAAGAAAGTAACGTTCAAATCACTAGTCAAAGGAACAACGATCAGAGAAGCATTGTTCAACACGAAATCGTTGAAAGGAACGATATTTCCTCCCAAAGGAATACGCAGAAGCTTTGTTTCGTGTGCAGCGGTCTGGTATTATCCGAAATAGAGCAAGTGAAGACATTGGCGCAAAAAGTGAACGTGAAATACAGACAGCAATTTGATCAGGAAGTGACACACGTGATAGTGAAAGCGGACAAAGACAATAGCGCTAACAAGACTTTGAAATATCTGCAGGGAGTAGCCCATAAAAAATGGATCGTGGGCTTCGATTGGGTGATCAATTCGTTGAAGGAGAATAGGTTGGTGAACGAGGAACCGTACGAGGTTGTAGACTCCAGAACTCTTGAGGCTGGCCCTCGAAGGTCACGGCTCAGAGAGAAAGATCTATTCACTGGATTCGTGTTTTTCTGCAATGGACCTTATGATAATGTTTCCGTGCAACAGTATCAG GACATGCTACGCGCTACTGGTGCCATTGTGGTCCAGTCTCTATCTGCTCTAGCCGCTGAAAAAAGTCGATTGAGAATCATCATGATCCAGGCGGACATGTACGAATACGAAATTATAA AATGGTATAGAATGGTTCATGCCATATCAATCGTCCACGAATGGGTAGTCGAGTGTATCAGTCAATACAAACTGATATCATTCTATCCATATCTGCAGGAATTATCGCGACAGGACGTACTTGCACTTGGTTATCCGGAATATCTCCTCGAAGAAGAGGTTGACGAGGACTCTGATAACTCATGTGATGTGTCAATGTGA